Sequence from the Hypomesus transpacificus isolate Combined female unplaced genomic scaffold, fHypTra1 scaffold_234, whole genome shotgun sequence genome:
TTTGACCTTCTAACACCACGCAGCAAACGGACAGCTTGACAAGGTAGTTTGGTTCTTCAAGATCAGTCTTGTTTGTCAAGTCAGTCTTTTACTTTCCTGGAACTTCAGTGTGTAGCTGCGTTTCCACCTACTAGTACTGCGGAGGGAGTGCTTTCCAAAACACAGGATCTCTGGGGGTGGAGGAACAACTAGTTAGTCGAGGGAGAACGTTCCTGCAGTGGAAACATGGCCGACGGTGGGCTGAAAGAACCTTCTGGTTCAGTGTTTCTCAAATGGGGCGGGGGTAcaacagggggtacttgagggaGAAGGAGTCGCTAAACAGGTATGGAGGGAACTAACCAACGCTTGTCCTCATGCAGGGACTCCTTCAGCAGGATGAGCCTTCGCAAGCTCGACGTTTGACGAGACAGAAGAGCAAGCGGATCACAACCCTTAatttattcatgtgtgtgtgtgtaaatatgacTGCGTCCTCTGAAAGCCAGTGTTCCCGGTAGCAAGAGAAGCCACATGCACCTCGGTACGTCATTCCAGTGTCTTACTCGTTTACAGACAGCCTGTTACGCAATCAGTGGGGTTAGCAAGTGGTTCTCACTACGTACGATGTGTCAAATCTGTATTTTACTTCATGCGTGCACTTTTAATTTTTTACTGTGTATCAATGCATTTTACAACTTGAAAGTTTTACTATTTAATCCATGTGGGCggaaaaaaagtaaaaaaaaaaaggtactaTTTATCATGTTTATCATTTTTAGTTAAGCTACATTTGTTTAAAAAGGTAGGGAAATGTTTTCAACTTCCATAGTTTTATGTAGTTTGTTTACTTTAAATattttactaaataaatatttaaacgTCTACAGTGTTGTCATTGGTGATGCCGGCAAGCAGTAGTATTTACAAAGTCATTCTTTTGTTTATGCTGGTGTTTATTTGTAAAAGTCAACAGCAAGAGGACTGGACTGATACTTAACAATAAAGATAGAACAAGAAAATATTCACACTGAACATAAAACCCAGTAGCTTTTAAGAACATGTTGAATAGCAAGACAAATCATTTCAGACCAACAACCTTAAAGTTTCATCTGGATTGCCGCTTGTGCAGAAGCCTTCAGACGTGATATGGTGACCAGAGCTTGTTGAGCTGGAATGAGGTACTGGTGGAGCACTTGACGATCAACCACATCCATCCCTGATGTCTGGCCACACACATCTACTCAAACTGAGAGGAACAGCAACCATTTTGGCAAGTTGCTCATGTATGTTTACAGTACGACTGACTCAACAATGACGCAGTTTATACTCAAGGATATTGGGTTCATCTAGTGCACAAACATCTCACCCAACCTGCAGTAAGTAATGTCCAGCTTGCTTCAAAGATTCCAGAACATTCCTGGACGTGGAGGTACAAGTAGAATCTGAAAATGACAAGAGCTTCACCCAGGCAAGGGTAAAGAACGATATACAAGAATAAAATGTGctctttataaaaaaataatctaAAAACCGCAAATCCGACACAGTGCAGGAGAGGGCGCTCTAAGGAGCATTTCACCCAGACGACAGCTCAGGGTGACGCACACCACCACTACTGTCTCCCACCTCCAAAATCCTGCGTCAGCTAACGTCTCTATAATTCACGGGCATGGGGAAGCCTGAAGGTGCCGTCTGAAGTCCATGTACACAAACGTGCAAGCACTTAGCAGAAAGAAATGTACTGAGGTTAGACAGTCAAGGTTTAGCATATTCTGTTGACGGACATGAGTCCCTATAGCTTCTCCAGAAATGACCCCatcctgggaggggggaggaagaaagaagttGAGATGGGAtgtgcctgggggggggggggctgggtcaCAGTGGAGGGATCCTCCTGTAGAAAAGCAggtagggggtggaggtggagcacGTCTCAGGTGAGCAGGCTCTCAGGAAGTCCTCCTCCTCAAACAGGTGCACCTCGGAGTCGTCAAACAGAAGCCACTTCCCCTCGTAGCTCATCAGGCTGCTCAGGGCCTGCTCcgccccccccagctcctcccccttgGTCCCCCCGgctccccgctcctcctccccggCCCCCTTCCTGGCCCCGGGGCTGGCTAGCGTCCCGCCGGCGACCCTCCGCCCCCTGGAGCTCTCGGTCTTGTCAGGGTTGGTCTTGCTGCAGCCCAGGTCGTAGCTGACCAggctcctctgcccccccaggAGGGCCACGCCCTCCGACGGCTTCTTGGCCCCCAGCTTGCTGACGGAGGCTCCGCCCGGCCGCTTGGCCAGGCTGAAGGACACCTCGCCGTCATCGTactccagcacctcctccttggccttcccacccccctcctcctcctcctgctgctcctcctctccacccccctgctccccctcccccggccaGAGCTGGGTGTCCTTTAGGTCACTCATCCTGACGTAGGTGGTGTAGTGTCCGCTGCTGATGGTCACGCCGCTGTGCATCACCACGGCAAACAGCTGGTAgtgctgccccctggtggccgaggGCCCCGTGCACCACTCCTCCAGGGACAGGCTGAGGGGCGTGAGCAGGGGCGTGTTCACCTTGGACAGGCCAGCGTACGGGTCCATCCTGGacaggagggggacagagggagggaaaagactGGGTCAGTTCACTCAGGATGGAGCTTAGGAACCGTGACACGCTAGACACCATGACCGTTAGCGGTCAAACGTACTCGAGGCTGTTGGCTGAGAAGCACTTGAGGTGGATGGTGACGACCTCTGGGGTCTTGTCGAACAGCaggctcctctctgcctccgtGTAGTGGAGGCAGGTCTCACAGAAGTACTTGTCCTCCCCCACGATGCGCTCCACAGAGGCAAACTGGGAGATGGCCCACTGCAGGGTCTTCAACTCTGGCTTAGGGTctggagacactgaggggaACAGCACAAAGACAGTTTGCTTGTCAGAGATTATTTCAAAAGGTACTGTAAGTataggtactgtgtgtgtgtgtgtgtgtgtaagtcctgtgtgtgtgtgtgtgtgtgtgtaagtcctgtgtgtgtgtgtgtgtgtgtgtaagtcctgtgtgtgttaccctcaGAGCTGCTCTCGGGGCCGCTGTGTTCATCCTCCTGCACGGGCACGCTGACGTCCTGGaagtcctccctcctctctgtggaGCTCTCACACTCCAGGCAGCGCGTCCTCAGCACCAGCCGGCCCTGGAACAGCCTCTCCATCAGCCCCACCGCCTCGCTCTCTGGGGGGGGACAACCACACACCCTGAGCCCCTGGACACACCCAGAGCCCCTGGACACACCCTGTGGTGGGGTTACTGGACGCTTGTTTCATACCTTCGTGTCTGCTGGTCCGCTCTCCCCCAGACTGCTGGTGTGTGCTGGTCTCCTGGATGGAGGTCTTCCCAGGGTGTCCCGTCTCCTGGACCGGGGGCGTCCCAGCCTCCAGGCTGGGCGGGGTCTCCAGGCTGGGCGGGGCCTCCAGGCTGGGCGGGGCCTCCTCAGGCCTCGCCCCCCGCTGGGAGCTGATCCTCCCCAGGCTGCAGAACTTGGAGAAGATGCTGGGCTGCTTCCTGTTGGCCCCCAGCCAGCTCCTCAcagacctcctcttcctcttcccctccttggGCGGGTCTTGGCctttgccctctctctcgcctcctcctcctccctccttttcctgtctctcctcctcctcctccgccgctCCCTCGGTCTTGCTGTTGTCTGCTGTGATG
This genomic interval carries:
- the usp1 gene encoding ubiquitin carboxyl-terminal hydrolase 1, with translation MPGLQGDSVVAALGSPIKKTKLSLRFFHKKETKRALDFSEPHAEEHQSEDAASGGCEQLVPAPGPSSPLIPCEKKETLVPFVGLNNLGNTCYLNSILQVLYYCPGLRDGIKKLYNVSKRKDKSKDEDCKSEETGGVEDVLPAHMEMLSSFHSLITSAEQLQSSYLLNPDLHHHAELATPPRKLLNTLRQLNPMYEGYLQHDAQEVLQCILGYIQEASDTIRKELSGEDGAAPLAAGGTAEEDEEEALLSGKRKSDTEAGNAKKKTRPLEQSQGPQEQSQGPQDVKPFTRSKRKSSSDITADNSKTEGAAEEEEERQEKEGGGGGEREGKGQDPPKEGKRKRRSVRSWLGANRKQPSIFSKFCSLGRISSQRGARPEEAPPSLEAPPSLETPPSLEAGTPPVQETGHPGKTSIQETSTHQQSGGERTSRHEESEAVGLMERLFQGRLVLRTRCLECESSTERREDFQDVSVPVQEDEHSGPESSSEVSPDPKPELKTLQWAISQFASVERIVGEDKYFCETCLHYTEAERSLLFDKTPEVVTIHLKCFSANSLEMDPYAGLSKVNTPLLTPLSLSLEEWCTGPSATRGQHYQLFAVVMHSGVTISSGHYTTYVRMSDLKDTQLWPGEGEQGGGEEEQQEEEEGGGKAKEEVLEYDDGEVSFSLAKRPGGASVSKLGAKKPSEGVALLGGQRSLVSYDLGCSKTNPDKTESSRGRRVAGGTLASPGARKGAGEEERGAGGTKGEELGGAEQALSSLMSYEGKWLLFDDSEVHLFEEEDFLRACSPETCSTSTPYLLFYRRIPPL